In Thermococcus thioreducens, a genomic segment contains:
- the pstA gene encoding phosphate ABC transporter permease PstA, which produces MFSFDRKAQEKCFLGLIGFLTALAVFPLFHIIYTVTANGFSTILDRGVTFITGTFSEGGIGPAIAGTFILTFLSSLIGVPLAIIVGVYAYENPKSTIGRWTKSLLEIMMEFPTILVGVFVMQILVVPMGTYSAIAGALALAIILMPYVAIYTHEAMRGIPFTYKEAGYALGLTRIKVLFRLLAPMAKRGILTGVLIGMAKAAGETAPILFTAAGLYESYPTSLTRPVGAIPLLVYQLVQSPKPEDHAFAWGASLVLLLIFLAVFIPLRLSLKEVKL; this is translated from the coding sequence ATGTTCAGCTTTGACAGAAAAGCCCAGGAAAAATGCTTCCTTGGGTTAATAGGCTTTCTGACAGCGCTCGCTGTGTTCCCGCTATTTCACATCATCTACACCGTAACCGCCAACGGCTTCTCCACGATACTCGACAGGGGAGTCACTTTCATCACGGGCACCTTTTCGGAGGGCGGAATCGGACCGGCCATAGCCGGAACTTTCATACTAACGTTCCTGTCGAGCCTCATAGGCGTTCCTTTGGCGATAATCGTCGGAGTTTACGCCTATGAGAACCCCAAAAGCACAATAGGTAGGTGGACCAAGTCCCTGCTTGAGATTATGATGGAGTTTCCAACGATACTGGTTGGGGTATTCGTCATGCAGATACTCGTGGTGCCGATGGGAACTTACTCCGCCATAGCCGGAGCTCTGGCACTGGCCATAATCCTCATGCCCTACGTGGCCATCTACACACACGAGGCCATGCGCGGGATTCCCTTTACGTACAAGGAGGCCGGCTACGCCCTGGGCCTGACAAGAATAAAAGTTCTCTTCAGGCTTTTAGCACCGATGGCCAAGCGCGGAATACTGACAGGGGTTCTCATAGGCATGGCCAAGGCCGCGGGAGAAACTGCCCCCATACTTTTTACCGCAGCAGGTCTTTACGAGAGCTATCCCACTTCACTCACCAGGCCCGTTGGCGCGATACCGCTCCTCGTTTACCAGCTCGTCCAGAGTCCAAAGCCAGAAGACCACGCCTTTGCATGGGGAGCATCGCTGGTTCTTCTCCTAATTTTCCTTGCCGTTTTCATTCCGCTGAGGCTCAGCCTTAAGGAGGTGAAACTATGA
- a CDS encoding RuvB-like helicase has protein sequence MPVIEEVAPRSFERIGSHSHIRGLGLDENGKARFMGDGMVGQVKAREAAGIAVELIKRGKLAGKGILLVGPTGSGKTAIAMGIARELGEDVPFVQIAGSEIYSAEVKKTEFLKEALRRAIGVRISEERKVYEGEIREIKINRTRHPFNPYVEIPESVIITLRTKDDEKTIRAGREIAYQLLEMGVEEGDVIQIDAETGRISKIGTTKEEEGLFFKRKVNLPSGPVLKIKEFTYTVTLHDLDVANARGNIFGLLFSTGAEISDEIRQRVDETVKKWIEEGKASLVPGVLFIDEVHMLDIEAFSFLARAMESELAPILILATNRGRTKIRGTDLEAPHGIPIDMLDRLLIINTEPYRKEEIREIIKIRAKEEKIEVSEDAIEYLAELGEKTSLRYAVQLLAPASVLAKGGRVEREHIEKAKEYFADLRRSMEFVEKLEGMLR, from the coding sequence ATGCCGGTGATAGAGGAAGTGGCGCCGAGGAGCTTCGAGAGGATCGGAAGCCACTCCCACATAAGGGGCCTTGGCCTCGACGAGAACGGAAAGGCCAGGTTCATGGGAGACGGAATGGTCGGACAGGTCAAGGCGAGGGAAGCGGCTGGAATAGCTGTTGAGCTCATCAAACGCGGTAAGCTCGCCGGCAAGGGAATCCTCCTCGTCGGCCCGACTGGGAGCGGTAAGACGGCGATAGCGATGGGCATAGCGAGGGAGCTCGGTGAGGACGTTCCCTTCGTCCAGATAGCCGGCAGTGAGATTTACTCCGCCGAGGTCAAGAAGACCGAGTTCCTGAAGGAGGCCCTGAGAAGGGCGATAGGAGTAAGGATAAGCGAGGAGAGGAAGGTCTACGAGGGTGAGATAAGGGAGATTAAAATCAACAGGACGAGGCACCCGTTCAACCCCTACGTCGAGATTCCTGAGAGCGTCATCATAACCCTCCGCACGAAGGACGACGAGAAGACGATTAGGGCAGGAAGGGAGATAGCCTACCAGCTGCTTGAGATGGGCGTCGAGGAGGGCGACGTCATACAGATTGACGCGGAAACAGGAAGGATTTCGAAAATAGGCACCACCAAGGAGGAGGAGGGGCTGTTCTTCAAGAGGAAAGTGAACCTGCCGAGCGGCCCGGTTCTCAAGATAAAGGAGTTCACTTACACAGTAACCCTCCACGACCTCGACGTTGCCAACGCCCGCGGAAACATCTTCGGCCTGCTCTTCAGCACGGGGGCGGAGATAAGCGACGAGATAAGGCAGAGGGTTGATGAGACGGTCAAGAAGTGGATCGAAGAGGGGAAGGCCAGCCTCGTGCCGGGTGTTCTCTTCATAGACGAGGTGCACATGCTCGACATCGAGGCGTTCTCCTTCCTCGCGAGGGCGATGGAGAGCGAGCTGGCGCCGATCCTAATCCTCGCGACGAACCGCGGAAGGACGAAGATCAGGGGCACCGACCTCGAAGCCCCGCACGGCATTCCGATAGATATGCTCGACAGGCTGCTCATAATCAACACCGAGCCCTACAGGAAGGAGGAAATTCGCGAGATAATCAAGATAAGGGCTAAGGAGGAGAAGATCGAGGTAAGCGAGGATGCCATCGAGTACCTCGCGGAGCTCGGCGAGAAGACCAGCTTAAGGTATGCAGTCCAGCTCCTCGCCCCGGCGAGCGTCCTGGCAAAGGGCGGAAGGGTGGAGAGGGAGCACATCGAAAAAGCTAAGGAGTACTTCGCCGACCTCAGGAGGAGCATGGAGTTCGTGGAAAAGCTGGAGGGCATGCTGAGGTGA
- the pstC gene encoding phosphate ABC transporter permease subunit PstC produces the protein MRRRDAFDYMALPVVLLVFLLFAGMLLVFFTNAVPAFHRYGIDVYIKNVWKAAEVPEEEVYGIAAAIWGSVYTSVIAILISLPVSIAFSVFVVDYAPKRIKNALIVMSDVMAGLPTIIYGIWGAFVLVPFLRDYIMTPLYNHLSFIPLFNYPPVGGYSYFSAGVLLAIMVTPFVSAVLREAYSMIPFTYREAVYALGATRYEATKILLGYIKPAMVSGVILAFGRAIGETVAVSLVIGNTFNMTFKLFAPGYTISSLIANQFGNAFIYGYMTPVLFAAGLALFLIGFAVNLLGIRTLRRWEENVQL, from the coding sequence ATGAGGAGGAGAGACGCCTTTGACTACATGGCCCTTCCGGTTGTGCTCCTTGTATTCCTCCTCTTTGCTGGAATGCTGCTGGTGTTCTTCACAAACGCCGTTCCAGCGTTTCACCGCTATGGCATCGACGTATACATCAAAAACGTCTGGAAGGCTGCTGAAGTTCCGGAAGAGGAGGTGTATGGAATAGCGGCGGCGATATGGGGGAGCGTCTACACATCCGTGATTGCAATTTTAATATCCCTTCCAGTTTCGATAGCCTTCTCGGTTTTCGTGGTTGATTACGCACCTAAAAGGATCAAGAACGCTCTAATTGTGATGTCCGATGTGATGGCAGGTTTGCCGACCATAATCTATGGAATCTGGGGGGCTTTTGTTCTCGTTCCGTTCCTAAGGGACTACATAATGACCCCCCTCTACAATCACCTCTCCTTTATACCCCTCTTCAACTATCCTCCCGTTGGAGGCTACAGCTACTTTTCAGCTGGGGTCCTCCTGGCGATAATGGTGACCCCCTTCGTTTCGGCGGTTTTGAGAGAGGCCTACTCCATGATACCCTTCACATATAGAGAAGCCGTCTACGCCCTCGGTGCGACGAGGTACGAGGCAACGAAAATCCTTCTCGGATACATAAAGCCCGCGATGGTATCTGGAGTAATCCTTGCCTTTGGGAGGGCCATAGGGGAGACGGTAGCGGTCAGCCTCGTCATCGGAAACACCTTCAACATGACGTTCAAGCTCTTTGCGCCGGGGTATACGATATCATCACTGATAGCCAACCAGTTTGGCAATGCTTTCATCTACGGATACATGACCCCCGTTCTCTTCGCGGCCGGGCTCGCGCTGTTCCTCATAGGCTTTGCCGTGAACCTGCTCGGCATAAGAACCCTTAGGAGGTGGGAGGAGAATGTTCAGCTTTGA
- a CDS encoding 7-carboxy-7-deazaguanine synthase QueE, translating to MKLVMAEVFNSWQGEGGSVPGSAFGRRQIFVRFAGCDLNCAWCDSKEYIDASRVSRWRYEVEPFTGKFEYRPNPAELDDVVDAILRLDTGDVHSVSYTGGEPTLQIRALKVLMEKMKSLGLDNFLETHGGLPELIREVAHLTDYASVDIKDETAKATGDWRALVLREVESIRILKEAGARVYAKLVVTSETKIENVRWYAELLKGLAPLVIQPREPIEIRQEKLVELYREASLVMGRKNVGLSFQVHKYLNVL from the coding sequence ATGAAGCTCGTGATGGCCGAGGTCTTCAACAGCTGGCAGGGTGAAGGAGGGAGCGTTCCCGGAAGTGCCTTCGGCAGGAGGCAGATTTTCGTCCGCTTCGCAGGTTGCGACCTTAACTGTGCCTGGTGCGACTCAAAGGAATACATAGACGCCTCTCGTGTTTCCCGCTGGCGTTACGAGGTGGAGCCCTTCACAGGGAAGTTCGAGTACAGACCAAACCCTGCGGAGCTCGATGATGTCGTTGATGCCATCCTGCGCCTCGATACCGGTGACGTACACTCGGTAAGCTACACGGGCGGCGAGCCCACGCTCCAGATAAGGGCACTCAAGGTGCTTATGGAGAAAATGAAAAGCCTCGGCTTAGACAACTTCCTGGAAACCCACGGCGGCCTTCCGGAGCTGATTAGGGAGGTTGCCCACCTTACCGATTACGCGAGCGTTGACATAAAGGACGAGACGGCAAAGGCCACAGGGGACTGGAGGGCTTTGGTTCTCCGTGAGGTCGAGAGCATACGGATCCTGAAGGAAGCCGGGGCCAGGGTTTACGCCAAGCTCGTCGTTACATCGGAGACGAAAATCGAGAACGTCCGCTGGTATGCGGAGCTTTTGAAAGGTTTGGCCCCACTCGTAATCCAGCCGAGGGAGCCGATCGAGATACGTCAGGAAAAGCTCGTGGAGCTGTACCGCGAAGCCTCGCTCGTTATGGGCCGGAAGAACGTCGGCCTGAGCTTCCAGGTTCACAAGTACCTCAACGTCCTCTGA
- a CDS encoding ribosomal biogenesis protein has translation MMLITTSHRPTRRTRSFGHDLERVFPNSLYLTRGKKTIQDLLMEAYDRNYERLLIVNVWKGNPLKMTFIKVDPEDWGYLGYLYLHGIKLQREIGFRDIRPIREEMPLVVTTAKRVGLDHVAFAQVFAELTGGKFVPRRERSLLGIADRYNTDVLSVIERHPRGMAVNFYRLDVSKEKAVGPLISVKIWIMEDGRRWDYKEAAWLKKKPGQSKG, from the coding sequence ATGATGCTGATAACGACTTCCCACAGACCCACGAGGAGGACGAGGAGCTTCGGTCACGACTTGGAGAGGGTCTTCCCCAACTCGCTCTACCTGACCAGGGGAAAGAAGACGATACAGGATTTACTCATGGAAGCCTACGACAGGAACTATGAGAGGCTCCTGATAGTCAACGTCTGGAAGGGCAACCCGCTTAAGATGACCTTCATCAAGGTTGACCCCGAGGACTGGGGCTACCTCGGCTACCTGTACCTCCACGGCATAAAGCTCCAGCGCGAGATTGGTTTCAGAGATATAAGGCCCATACGCGAGGAGATGCCGCTTGTTGTGACCACAGCAAAGCGCGTCGGCCTCGACCACGTTGCATTCGCCCAGGTTTTCGCCGAGCTGACCGGCGGGAAGTTCGTTCCGAGAAGGGAGCGCTCGCTCCTCGGAATAGCCGACAGGTACAACACCGATGTTCTGAGCGTCATCGAGAGGCACCCGCGTGGAATGGCGGTGAACTTCTACCGCCTTGACGTTAGTAAGGAGAAGGCCGTTGGCCCGCTCATAAGTGTCAAGATATGGATAATGGAGGACGGGCGGAGATGGGACTACAAAGAGGCGGCGTGGCTGAAGAAAAAACCTGGCCAATCGAAGGGGTGA
- a CDS encoding sugar phosphate isomerase/epimerase family protein produces MRLGVTSSLVKEISGKGLSLDELKVPLVEIYLDEVPILIGTSVDWSLVKNLSGLGVRFTIHAPTHVGRFSSIDLGKRSRLNIKVMERVFQVASSLNAEKIVVHGGSVEKSYHMAYLNTKRTLNEICKMSEETGTGLVLENLFGSSVGVLPYELTTLLNENLNACLDTGHAFLAAMELGLSMDEFTLLAPYVDHAHVHDNNGTKDEHLPPGKGLLGKTFIRKLLRAVEPSTAILEIRNYHSPDEILESIHCFEKIKKAEVIE; encoded by the coding sequence ATGAGGCTCGGAGTGACATCGTCTCTGGTCAAGGAGATTTCAGGGAAAGGCCTGAGCCTAGATGAGCTGAAGGTTCCCCTTGTTGAAATTTATCTCGACGAGGTTCCAATTCTGATCGGAACCTCCGTGGACTGGTCGCTCGTTAAGAACCTGAGTGGCCTTGGGGTTAGGTTTACAATCCATGCCCCAACTCATGTTGGCAGGTTCTCCTCGATTGACCTCGGAAAGCGCTCACGGCTCAACATCAAGGTCATGGAGCGGGTTTTTCAGGTGGCGTCATCTCTAAACGCGGAAAAGATTGTGGTTCATGGAGGTAGCGTCGAAAAGTCCTACCACATGGCCTATCTAAACACAAAACGGACCTTAAATGAGATATGCAAAATGTCAGAGGAGACTGGAACGGGGCTCGTCCTTGAGAACCTTTTCGGTTCCAGCGTCGGTGTTCTCCCCTATGAGCTTACCACTCTGCTCAACGAAAACTTGAATGCTTGTCTCGATACTGGCCATGCGTTCCTTGCCGCTATGGAGCTGGGCCTCAGCATGGACGAGTTCACCCTGCTTGCCCCCTACGTTGATCACGCCCACGTCCACGACAACAATGGAACCAAAGACGAGCATCTGCCCCCTGGAAAGGGCCTTCTCGGGAAGACCTTCATAAGAAAGCTTCTGAGAGCGGTAGAGCCCTCAACAGCTATCCTCGAAATTAGAAACTATCACTCTCCCGATGAAATACTCGAATCAATTCACTGCTTTGAAAAAATAAAGAAGGCAGAGGTGATAGAATGA
- a CDS encoding phosphate signaling complex PhoU family protein, translated as MRKLLDMGMEQIRKLLVEMGNGALEALESARKSLDGEFDGTVETASKLHILRNEILDIATELLVRYSPMAGDLRFIQSAIDVSYDLYRISRYAMEIERTMRIVKPDCLPELSKEGFEVTVKAVKTAVEAFSNLDEMSAGRLLELDEKVDELYLKSLENLREPRECSALDALILRHLERISDHAKEIGARVVYIKEGKRL; from the coding sequence ATGAGGAAACTTCTCGACATGGGTATGGAGCAGATAAGGAAGCTCCTGGTTGAGATGGGGAACGGTGCACTTGAGGCGCTTGAATCGGCAAGGAAATCCCTCGATGGGGAATTCGACGGCACGGTGGAGACGGCCAGCAAGCTCCACATTTTGAGGAACGAAATCCTCGATATTGCTACCGAGCTGTTAGTGAGGTATTCCCCAATGGCCGGTGACCTGCGCTTCATCCAGAGTGCCATTGACGTCTCCTACGACCTTTACAGAATCTCCCGCTATGCGATGGAGATTGAAAGGACTATGAGGATAGTTAAACCGGACTGCCTGCCGGAACTCTCAAAGGAAGGGTTTGAAGTGACGGTCAAGGCTGTGAAAACAGCGGTTGAGGCCTTCTCGAACCTCGACGAGATGTCCGCGGGAAGGTTGCTCGAGCTCGACGAGAAGGTTGATGAGCTCTATCTGAAGTCCCTTGAAAACCTTAGGGAGCCGAGGGAATGCAGCGCCCTCGATGCGCTGATTCTGAGGCACCTCGAAAGGATAAGCGACCACGCCAAGGAAATCGGGGCGAGGGTGGTTTACATCAAGGAAGGCAAAAGACTCTAA
- a CDS encoding DUF3194 domain-containing protein, whose amino-acid sequence MDEGASGRRVIHIGLPELSEEQLIEVGEIAQETIIKHVFDALNRSDVKDIEVTLRINRGEILDLEIEVYLEVPVFVKVDVEKLIDEAVEKAYDAIERKLREIANEGKAQA is encoded by the coding sequence ATGGACGAGGGAGCCAGCGGAAGGAGGGTTATCCACATAGGCCTGCCCGAGCTGAGCGAGGAGCAGCTCATAGAGGTCGGTGAGATCGCGCAGGAGACGATAATCAAGCACGTCTTTGATGCTCTCAACAGGAGCGACGTCAAGGACATAGAGGTTACCCTGAGGATAAACCGCGGGGAGATCCTCGACCTTGAAATTGAGGTCTACCTTGAGGTTCCGGTATTTGTGAAGGTTGATGTTGAGAAGCTCATCGACGAGGCAGTTGAGAAGGCCTACGATGCTATCGAGAGGAAGCTGAGGGAGATAGCCAATGAGGGGAAAGCTCAAGCTTAA
- a CDS encoding phosphate ABC transporter ATP-binding protein yields MMYAIETKNLRVSYGDNEVIKGVNLQIPPNCVFALMGPSGCGKSTMLRTFNRLLDLNDDARVEGEVLLFGKNIYEPNVDPVEIRKQIGMVFQYPNPFPHLTIYDNVAIGLKLNRLVDSKEELDERVEWALKKAALWDEVKDRLDDYPSNLSGGQRQRLVIARALAMRPKVLLMDEPTANIDPVGTQKIEELLFELKEDYTIVLVTHSPAQAARVSDYVAFLYLGDLIEVGPTRKVFENPEHELTEKYVTGALG; encoded by the coding sequence ATGATGTACGCGATAGAAACAAAAAACCTCCGTGTTTCATACGGTGATAACGAGGTCATAAAGGGAGTGAACCTCCAGATACCGCCAAACTGCGTCTTTGCCCTTATGGGGCCGAGCGGATGCGGGAAGTCAACGATGCTGAGAACCTTTAACAGGCTCCTTGACCTGAACGACGATGCCAGGGTTGAGGGGGAAGTGCTCCTCTTCGGGAAGAACATCTACGAGCCAAATGTTGACCCGGTGGAGATAAGAAAGCAGATTGGCATGGTGTTCCAGTACCCAAATCCCTTCCCCCACCTGACCATCTACGACAACGTTGCCATCGGCCTTAAGCTCAACCGCCTCGTGGATTCAAAGGAAGAGCTCGATGAAAGGGTGGAGTGGGCGCTGAAAAAAGCGGCGCTCTGGGACGAGGTCAAGGACAGGCTTGATGATTACCCTTCCAACCTCTCCGGTGGACAGAGGCAGCGCTTGGTTATAGCCAGAGCTTTGGCGATGAGGCCCAAGGTTCTTTTGATGGACGAGCCAACCGCCAACATCGACCCGGTGGGAACCCAGAAAATCGAGGAGCTTCTCTTCGAGCTGAAGGAAGATTACACGATAGTGCTCGTGACACATTCCCCTGCCCAGGCGGCAAGGGTTTCTGACTACGTTGCCTTCCTGTACCTTGGGGATCTCATAGAGGTCGGCCCGACGAGAAAGGTCTTCGAGAACCCGGAGCACGAGCTGACTGAGAAGTACGTTACGGGGGCACTCGGATGA
- a CDS encoding DHH family phosphoesterase: MRGKLKLKRFLQGSKDKSFLLLCHHNADPDSLGSAIAFALYLKSLGVKSVRIGVAQSVSSYAKRLLTLSPVPLEKDPLVREDVVMIFDTSSLEQLEPIEIPRGKTVIVVDHHSEKEKPIRANISVVDSSRTSTAEIVWELFKYFGFYDETAVRALLAGIVTDTANFRFGNAKTFKAVSEMLGRFPIQMGEIFQLIAPVSDENIDQAKRMAILKACQRLELKKFRKYIIAVSKVSAYESLACKTFLNLGADIAVVGSEKKGVRISARAKENLVKKGLHLGKIMEKVGPIIDGSGGGHAGAAGANGKNNLDGAIKLILKEIERFLREVD; the protein is encoded by the coding sequence ATGAGGGGAAAGCTCAAGCTTAAGCGCTTCCTTCAGGGGTCAAAGGACAAATCCTTCCTTCTCCTCTGCCACCACAACGCCGACCCCGATTCCCTTGGCTCGGCGATAGCCTTTGCCCTCTACCTCAAATCCCTGGGCGTTAAAAGCGTGAGAATAGGCGTCGCCCAGAGCGTCTCCTCCTACGCGAAGAGACTGTTAACGCTCTCACCCGTTCCGCTAGAGAAGGACCCCCTTGTTAGGGAAGACGTTGTCATGATCTTCGACACCTCCTCACTGGAACAGCTCGAACCTATCGAGATTCCGCGCGGTAAGACCGTAATCGTCGTAGACCACCACTCAGAAAAGGAGAAGCCGATCAGGGCGAATATATCCGTCGTTGACTCCTCACGCACATCCACGGCCGAGATAGTCTGGGAGCTGTTTAAATATTTTGGCTTCTACGATGAGACAGCTGTTAGAGCACTTCTCGCCGGAATAGTCACCGACACCGCCAACTTCCGCTTTGGGAACGCGAAGACTTTCAAGGCAGTAAGCGAGATGCTGGGGCGTTTTCCGATTCAGATGGGCGAGATTTTCCAGCTCATCGCTCCGGTCAGCGACGAAAACATCGATCAGGCGAAGCGCATGGCCATTCTCAAGGCCTGCCAGAGGCTTGAACTCAAAAAGTTCAGGAAGTATATCATAGCGGTCTCAAAGGTTTCCGCCTACGAGTCCCTGGCATGCAAGACGTTTCTAAACCTCGGCGCGGACATAGCGGTTGTGGGAAGTGAGAAGAAAGGGGTTCGGATTTCCGCGAGGGCCAAGGAGAACCTCGTCAAGAAAGGCCTTCACCTCGGCAAAATCATGGAGAAGGTCGGACCGATTATAGACGGCTCGGGCGGAGGCCATGCCGGCGCCGCCGGGGCGAACGGGAAAAATAACCTTGACGGGGCTATAAAGCTCATCCTGAAGGAGATTGAGAGGTTTTTGAGGGAGGTTGATTGA
- the pcc1 gene encoding KEOPS complex subunit Pcc1: MGLQRGGVAEEKTWPIEGVIEVSFPDEETARIVYESVLYEHESVPYRRSRIEFLRDGKKIVIRFLAKDNSALRGTLNSYLRWIKVAIDSLEV, from the coding sequence ATGGGACTACAAAGAGGCGGCGTGGCTGAAGAAAAAACCTGGCCAATCGAAGGGGTGATCGAGGTCTCTTTTCCCGACGAGGAGACTGCGAGGATAGTTTATGAAAGCGTCCTCTACGAGCACGAGAGCGTGCCCTACCGGAGGAGCAGGATAGAGTTTCTCAGAGATGGAAAGAAAATAGTGATAAGGTTTTTAGCAAAGGATAACTCGGCTTTGAGGGGGACGCTGAACTCCTATCTGAGATGGATTAAGGTTGCCATTGACTCGCTTGAGGTTTAG
- a CDS encoding prefoldin subunit beta produces the protein MQNIPPQVQAMLGQLENYQGQLQLVIQQKQKVQLELTEAKKALEELEKVGDGTVIYKTVGTLIVKTDKAKAVEELKEKVETLEVRLGALERQEKKLNEKLKELTAKIQSALRPTAG, from the coding sequence ATGCAGAACATTCCACCCCAAGTTCAGGCCATGCTCGGCCAGCTTGAGAACTATCAGGGGCAGCTGCAGCTCGTCATCCAGCAGAAGCAGAAGGTTCAGCTTGAGCTCACCGAGGCAAAGAAGGCCCTGGAAGAGCTTGAGAAGGTCGGGGATGGAACGGTCATATACAAGACCGTCGGAACTCTCATCGTGAAGACCGACAAGGCCAAGGCAGTCGAGGAGCTCAAGGAGAAGGTCGAAACGCTGGAGGTTCGCCTCGGCGCCCTTGAGAGGCAGGAAAAGAAGCTCAACGAGAAGCTCAAGGAACTCACCGCGAAGATACAGTCCGCCCTCAGGCCCACGGCGGGCTGA
- a CDS encoding DNA-directed RNA polymerase subunit P yields MVMAVYRCAKCGREVELDLENTREVRCPYCGSKILYKPRPRVARRVKAI; encoded by the coding sequence ATGGTGATGGCCGTTTACCGGTGCGCAAAGTGCGGAAGGGAGGTCGAGCTCGACCTCGAAAACACCAGGGAAGTCCGCTGCCCCTACTGCGGCAGCAAGATACTCTACAAGCCCAGGCCCAGGGTGGCCAGACGCGTAAAGGCGATCTGA
- a CDS encoding 50S ribosomal protein L37ae, with translation MGRTTKVGSAGRYGPRYGLKIRRRVAAVEAKMKQKHVCPVCGRKAVRRISTGIWQCQKCGATFAGGAYLPTTPAGKVAKRVTASKA, from the coding sequence ATGGGAAGGACTACTAAGGTTGGTTCAGCCGGAAGATACGGTCCAAGGTACGGTCTCAAGATCAGGAGAAGGGTAGCGGCCGTTGAGGCCAAGATGAAGCAGAAGCACGTCTGCCCGGTCTGCGGAAGGAAGGCCGTCAGGAGGATAAGCACGGGCATATGGCAGTGCCAGAAGTGCGGCGCCACTTTCGCCGGCGGTGCATACCTGCCGACCACTCCGGCCGGAAAGGTCGCCAAGCGCGTCACGGCCTCCAAGGCCTGA
- the pstS gene encoding phosphate ABC transporter substrate-binding protein PstS: protein MVKPMKRALAILMVFLLAVSVAASGCIGSRTNTTTSSPTSSSSPTSSPTSSPTTQTSTRVITIRTTGATFPQYQIQKWIEIYMKSHPNVKIEYEGGGSGHGQEAFMKGLTQIGRTDPPVTEATWKKFLATGDQPLQFPEIVGAVVVAYNVPGVDELRLDGETLAKIFMGEIEYWDDPAIKALNPNANLPHEKIIVVHRSDSSGTTAIFTTYLSLVSKEFAEKVGAGKLVDWPVDKVGRGIGGKGNPGVVQALKSTKYSIAYTELSFAIEENLPVVALRNKAGNFVKPTDETIKAAVAGVKSFIPNPTEGYKEDLKQLLNAPGENSYPIVAFTHLLVWQNKNGKHYSKEEAKAIKDFLTWVLTEGQKPENLAPGYVGLPKDVAEIGLKAVNMIQEG from the coding sequence ATGGTGAAACCCATGAAAAGGGCGCTGGCCATATTGATGGTCTTTCTGCTGGCGGTCTCCGTTGCCGCCAGTGGATGTATAGGAAGCAGGACCAACACAACCACGAGCTCCCCTACAAGCTCTTCCAGCCCAACGTCGTCCCCAACATCTTCCCCCACTACTCAAACCTCGACCAGGGTAATAACCATACGCACCACCGGAGCCACCTTCCCGCAGTACCAGATCCAGAAGTGGATTGAAATCTACATGAAGAGCCACCCCAACGTTAAGATTGAATATGAGGGTGGTGGAAGCGGCCACGGACAGGAGGCCTTCATGAAGGGCCTGACGCAGATAGGCAGAACTGATCCACCGGTTACCGAAGCGACCTGGAAAAAGTTCCTCGCAACTGGTGACCAGCCACTCCAGTTCCCCGAGATAGTCGGTGCCGTTGTCGTTGCCTACAACGTTCCTGGCGTTGATGAACTCAGGCTCGATGGTGAGACACTTGCAAAGATATTCATGGGTGAAATAGAGTACTGGGACGATCCGGCAATAAAGGCTCTCAACCCCAACGCAAACCTCCCGCATGAGAAGATAATCGTCGTTCACAGGAGCGACTCAAGTGGAACCACAGCCATATTTACCACCTACCTCAGCCTCGTCAGCAAGGAGTTCGCCGAGAAGGTCGGTGCGGGCAAGCTGGTCGACTGGCCGGTTGACAAGGTTGGCAGGGGGATAGGTGGAAAGGGCAACCCTGGAGTTGTCCAGGCCCTGAAGAGCACCAAATACAGCATAGCTTACACGGAGCTTTCCTTTGCCATAGAGGAGAACCTCCCTGTTGTTGCCCTCAGGAACAAGGCGGGGAACTTCGTTAAGCCTACGGACGAGACCATAAAGGCCGCTGTTGCTGGAGTTAAGTCCTTCATACCCAATCCAACGGAGGGCTACAAGGAAGACCTCAAGCAGCTTCTCAACGCTCCGGGCGAGAACTCCTATCCGATAGTTGCTTTCACACACCTCCTAGTCTGGCAGAACAAGAACGGCAAACACTACTCGAAAGAAGAGGCCAAGGCCATCAAGGACTTCCTAACGTGGGTTCTGACGGAAGGACAGAAACCGGAGAACCTGGCTCCGGGATACGTTGGCCTTCCGAAGGATGTTGCCGAGATAGGACTTAAAGCGGTGAACATGATTCAGGAGGGTTGA